The following are encoded in a window of Mesotoga infera genomic DNA:
- a CDS encoding sodium:proton antiporter, with protein MTRIVGYLFLIPGLFFVFAGTLRAILAHTIIGTLHFLTVADTVGLIFIVISASFFGLLTIIEMLAFIVALMVTGPLVTHVIARAFINSGGKER; from the coding sequence GACGAGAATCGTGGGGTACCTATTTCTGATTCCGGGTCTATTTTTCGTTTTCGCAGGTACACTCAGGGCCATCCTGGCGCACACAATCATCGGGACTCTCCATTTCTTAACGGTTGCCGACACTGTCGGACTTATATTCATAGTCATCTCTGCTTCTTTCTTTGGCCTGCTGACGATAATTGAGATGCTAGCATTTATCGTCGCTTTGATGGTCACCGGACCGCTTGTAACTCACGTAATTGCCAGGGCATTTATCAACTCGGGGGGAAAAGAGAGATGA
- a CDS encoding sodium:proton antiporter — protein sequence MSFVLIGISSLYLVSAIIVLSSRTN from the coding sequence ATGAGTTTCGTCTTAATCGGAATCAGTTCTCTTTATCTTGTTAGCGCGATAATCGTCCTTTCATCAAGGACTAACTT